The proteins below come from a single Sphingomonas carotinifaciens genomic window:
- the mtaB gene encoding tRNA (N(6)-L-threonylcarbamoyladenosine(37)-C(2))-methylthiotransferase MtaB produces MSASPAPEVVSLGCRLNIAESETIRALLGATEDTVVVNSCAVTNEAVKQTRAAIRRAARARPGARIVVTGCAAEIDPHSFTAMPEVSRVVRNPDKLRPESWGALPSATRPVAFGQHARAFVEVQNGCDHACTFCIIPAGRGPSRSLPAGGVVDQIARAVDAGHNEVVLTGVDLTSYGHDLPGRPTLGSLVERILTFVPALRRLRLSSLDSVEIDARLFDLVTGEARVMPHLHLSLQAGNDLILKRMKRRHSRAQSVEIVQRLLARRPEIAIGADLIAGFPTEDDAMAADTLALVEDCRIVHAHIFPYSARTGTPAARMPQVPHDLRRARAAALRDAAGRARAAWLAAQVGSRQEVLVERPGTTGHTPGFATVHLDSPAPPGTIAPVRVTGATDTHLIGTRL; encoded by the coding sequence ATGTCCGCTTCTCCTGCGCCCGAGGTCGTCAGCCTGGGTTGCCGACTCAACATCGCCGAGAGCGAAACGATCCGTGCGCTGCTCGGCGCGACGGAGGACACCGTCGTGGTAAATAGTTGTGCCGTCACGAATGAAGCCGTCAAGCAGACACGTGCCGCGATCCGCCGCGCCGCCCGCGCGCGGCCGGGGGCGCGCATCGTGGTCACGGGCTGCGCGGCCGAGATCGACCCGCACAGCTTCACCGCCATGCCCGAGGTGTCGCGCGTGGTGCGCAACCCGGACAAGCTGCGCCCGGAAAGCTGGGGCGCCCTGCCCTCCGCGACCCGGCCGGTGGCCTTCGGCCAACACGCCCGCGCCTTTGTCGAGGTGCAGAATGGCTGCGACCATGCCTGCACCTTCTGCATCATCCCCGCCGGGCGGGGCCCCAGCCGCTCGCTGCCCGCGGGCGGCGTGGTGGACCAGATCGCACGTGCGGTGGATGCCGGCCATAACGAGGTCGTGCTGACCGGCGTCGACCTGACCAGCTATGGCCACGACCTGCCCGGCCGGCCGACCCTGGGGTCGCTGGTCGAACGTATCCTGACCTTCGTGCCGGCCCTGCGCCGCCTGCGGCTGTCGTCGCTCGATTCGGTGGAGATCGACGCGCGGTTGTTCGATCTGGTGACGGGCGAGGCGCGGGTGATGCCGCACCTGCACCTGTCGCTGCAGGCCGGCAACGACCTGATCCTCAAGCGGATGAAGCGCCGCCACAGCCGGGCGCAGTCGGTGGAGATCGTCCAGCGGCTGCTCGCCCGCCGGCCGGAGATCGCGATCGGCGCCGACCTGATCGCCGGCTTCCCGACCGAGGATGACGCGATGGCGGCGGATACGCTGGCACTGGTCGAGGATTGTCGCATCGTCCATGCCCATATCTTTCCCTATTCCGCGCGCACCGGCACGCCCGCCGCGCGCATGCCGCAGGTGCCGCACGACCTGCGCCGCGCGCGTGCCGCCGCCTTGCGCGACGCCGCGGGCCGCGCGCGCGCGGCATGGCTGGCGGCTCAGGTCGGCAGCCGGCAGGAGGTGCTGGTCGAACGCCCCGGCACCACCGGTCACACCCCCGGCTTTGCCACCGTGCACCTCGATTCCCCGGCCCCGCCCGGCACCATCGCCCCGGTCCGCGTGACCGGCGCCACCGACACCCATCTCATCGGAACGCGTCTATGA
- a CDS encoding DUF924 family protein: MDGDLGARGAIVHEDAQSVLAFWFALTPEQHFGKDAELDAALTERFGALRDAVLADSAAEWRDDPETLLAAIILLDQVSRNMYRGDARAYDGDTLALALTMEAIDKGWDMRLPPERRVFLYMPLMHAESLAVQHLSVRKFEALGVEENLRFAVEHRDVIARFGRYPSRNAALGRESTPEEQAYLSQPGAGW; the protein is encoded by the coding sequence ATGGATGGCGATCTAGGAGCGCGCGGCGCAATAGTCCATGAAGACGCGCAAAGCGTGTTGGCATTCTGGTTCGCGCTGACGCCGGAACAGCATTTCGGCAAGGATGCGGAGCTGGACGCGGCGTTGACCGAGCGGTTCGGCGCGCTGCGCGATGCGGTGCTGGCGGACAGCGCGGCGGAGTGGCGGGACGACCCGGAAACCTTGCTGGCGGCGATCATCCTGCTCGATCAGGTGTCGCGCAACATGTACCGGGGCGATGCGCGCGCCTATGACGGCGACACGCTGGCGCTGGCGCTGACCATGGAGGCGATCGACAAGGGCTGGGACATGCGCCTGCCACCGGAAAGGCGCGTGTTCCTCTACATGCCGTTGATGCATGCCGAATCGCTGGCCGTGCAGCATCTGAGCGTCCGCAAGTTCGAGGCGCTGGGCGTGGAGGAAAATCTGCGCTTCGCGGTCGAGCATCGCGACGTGATCGCCCGGTTCGGCCGCTATCCCAGCCGCAATGCGGCGCTGGGCCGCGAATCGACGCCCGAGGAACAGGCCTATCTCAGCCAGCCAGGCGCGGGCTGGTAA
- a CDS encoding putative bifunctional diguanylate cyclase/phosphodiesterase has translation MGDEPIIVADTAHGPARIFAAGLATGTALLAIAVFCAVNGYGGLALMVLIAAAIGLGLVYRSMPASVPRLPSFHRTSPTPDRDAFRTGAAALIDAARRRRKVPTLLRLDIDRVRAISGPQGREAHDLALRHVAALLDDELPRSALVARLEGDRFAAVMAFAPGDAARVERIVDRLAVRLVQPIRRDGMEVQASVTFGLARDTGQESLDTLLRQADMALTASAQGTRGQPWFTPEIERALGDRAAFVAALRAGIERGEIVPHFDPQVDLGNGRLVGFEVLARWHHPERGILPAREFLGIAEETGLICDLSLAVMRQAFAAARDWDPSLKLAINLSATQFQDAWLAQKIIKILTETGFPAHRVEVEITERALLADLPLAQSIVASLKNQGIGLALDDFGTGYSSLAHLRALPFDRIKIDRTYVQAMGADAERAAIVQAIVQLGDSLNLPTTAEGVTDADLAERLRMLGCVQAQGTLYGEPMALPDIRRLLAERHLLSRAVVTPGPGLTSPRLAG, from the coding sequence GTGGGAGACGAACCGATCATCGTGGCCGATACGGCGCATGGCCCAGCGCGGATCTTCGCCGCCGGGCTGGCGACGGGCACGGCGCTGCTGGCGATTGCGGTGTTTTGCGCGGTGAACGGCTATGGTGGCCTGGCGCTGATGGTGCTGATCGCCGCTGCCATCGGCCTGGGCCTCGTCTATCGATCGATGCCGGCGAGCGTGCCGCGCCTCCCCTCGTTCCACCGGACGAGCCCGACCCCGGATCGCGATGCGTTCCGCACCGGTGCCGCCGCCCTGATCGATGCCGCGCGCCGCCGCCGCAAGGTCCCGACGCTGCTTCGCCTGGATATCGACCGGGTGCGGGCCATTTCCGGGCCGCAGGGGCGCGAGGCGCATGATCTGGCGCTGCGCCATGTTGCAGCCCTTCTGGACGACGAACTGCCGCGGTCCGCGCTCGTCGCGCGGCTGGAGGGGGATCGCTTCGCCGCGGTGATGGCGTTCGCCCCCGGCGACGCGGCACGGGTCGAGCGCATCGTCGATCGCCTGGCGGTACGGCTGGTGCAGCCGATCCGCCGCGACGGCATGGAGGTGCAGGCCAGCGTCACCTTCGGTCTGGCGCGCGACACCGGCCAGGAATCGCTCGACACGCTGCTCCGCCAGGCGGACATGGCGTTGACTGCATCGGCACAGGGAACGCGTGGCCAGCCCTGGTTCACGCCCGAGATCGAGCGGGCGCTGGGTGACCGCGCCGCCTTTGTCGCCGCACTGCGTGCCGGGATCGAGCGCGGCGAGATCGTGCCGCATTTCGATCCGCAGGTCGATCTGGGCAATGGGCGTCTCGTCGGTTTCGAGGTGCTGGCGCGCTGGCACCATCCCGAGCGCGGCATCCTGCCGGCCCGCGAGTTCCTCGGCATCGCCGAGGAGACGGGGCTGATCTGCGACCTGTCGCTCGCCGTGATGCGTCAGGCCTTTGCCGCCGCACGCGACTGGGACCCTTCGCTCAAGCTGGCGATCAACCTGTCCGCCACGCAGTTCCAGGATGCCTGGCTGGCGCAAAAGATCATCAAGATCCTGACCGAAACCGGCTTTCCGGCCCACCGGGTCGAGGTGGAGATTACCGAGCGCGCGCTGCTCGCCGACCTGCCGCTGGCCCAGTCGATCGTCGCCAGCCTGAAGAACCAGGGCATCGGCCTGGCGCTGGACGATTTCGGCACCGGCTATTCCAGCCTGGCGCATCTGCGCGCCCTGCCCTTCGACCGGATCAAGATCGACCGCACCTATGTGCAGGCGATGGGCGCGGATGCGGAGCGCGCCGCCATCGTGCAGGCGATCGTGCAACTGGGCGACAGCCTGAACCTGCCGACCACGGCCGAGGGGGTCACCGACGCCGATCTGGCCGAGCGGCTGCGCATGCTGGGCTGCGTCCAGGCGCAGGGTACGCTGTACGGCGAGCCGATGGCGTTGCCCGATATCCGCCGGCTGCTGGCCGAACGGCATCTGCTGTCCCGCGCGGTGGTGACGCCGGGGCCGGGGCTTACCAGCCCGCGCCTGGCTGGCTGA
- the ffh gene encoding signal recognition particle protein, protein MFESLSDRLGGVFDRLRGRGALTEADVRTAMREVRVALLEADVALPVAREFVDKVTEQAIGQNVLRSVTPGQQVVKIVHDALVAMLGADESSLALDVTPPAIVMMVGLQGSGKTTTTAKIAKRLSGRERKKVLMASLDVNRPAAQEQLATLGTQVEVATLPIIQGQQPVDIARRAIQAAKLQGFDVLMLDTAGRLHVDQALMDEMKSVAEIARPQEILLVVDSLTGQDAVNVATSFSEQVPLTGIVLTRMDGDARGGAALSMRSVTGKPIKFAGTGEKLDALEGFHPERVAGRILGMGDVVSLVERAAESIQAEDAERMAKKMAKGQFDMDDLRGQLAQMRRMGGLGALAGMMPGMKKAQNALNDAGGDKILVRMDAIITSMTVKERAKPEVINAKRKIRIAKGSGTTVQEVNKLLKMHQEMSTAMKKIKKMGGLKGMMSMLGKGGLGGLGNALGGPQMGDMMTKAGGGLPGLGGPGGMGSGPDGMPKLPAGFENLLKKK, encoded by the coding sequence ATGTTCGAGAGCTTGAGCGACCGGCTTGGCGGCGTTTTCGACCGTCTGCGTGGCCGTGGCGCGCTGACGGAGGCGGATGTCCGCACCGCGATGCGCGAAGTGCGCGTGGCCTTGCTGGAAGCCGATGTCGCGCTGCCCGTCGCGCGCGAATTCGTCGACAAGGTCACCGAACAGGCGATCGGCCAGAACGTGCTGCGCTCGGTCACGCCGGGGCAGCAGGTCGTCAAGATCGTCCATGACGCGCTGGTCGCGATGCTGGGCGCGGACGAATCCTCGCTGGCGCTGGACGTCACGCCGCCCGCCATCGTGATGATGGTCGGCCTGCAGGGCTCGGGCAAGACGACCACCACCGCCAAGATCGCCAAGCGCCTGTCGGGTCGCGAGCGCAAAAAGGTGCTGATGGCGTCGCTCGACGTCAATCGCCCGGCCGCGCAGGAGCAGCTGGCGACGCTGGGCACCCAGGTCGAGGTGGCGACGCTGCCGATCATCCAGGGCCAGCAGCCCGTCGACATCGCGCGGCGCGCGATCCAGGCGGCCAAGCTGCAGGGCTTCGACGTGCTGATGCTCGACACCGCGGGCCGCCTGCACGTCGATCAGGCGCTGATGGACGAGATGAAGTCGGTCGCCGAGATCGCCCGTCCGCAGGAAATCCTGCTGGTGGTCGACTCGCTGACCGGTCAGGACGCGGTGAACGTCGCGACCAGCTTCTCCGAACAGGTGCCGCTGACCGGCATCGTGCTGACCCGGATGGACGGCGATGCGCGCGGCGGCGCGGCGCTGTCGATGCGCTCGGTCACCGGCAAGCCGATCAAGTTCGCGGGCACCGGCGAAAAGCTGGACGCCCTGGAGGGCTTCCATCCCGAGCGCGTCGCCGGTCGCATCCTGGGCATGGGCGACGTGGTCAGCCTGGTCGAGCGGGCGGCCGAATCGATCCAGGCCGAAGATGCCGAGCGCATGGCCAAGAAGATGGCCAAGGGTCAGTTCGACATGGACGACCTGCGCGGTCAGCTGGCCCAGATGCGCCGCATGGGCGGGCTGGGGGCGCTGGCCGGCATGATGCCGGGCATGAAGAAGGCGCAGAACGCGCTGAACGATGCCGGTGGCGACAAGATCCTGGTGCGCATGGACGCGATCATCACCTCGATGACGGTGAAGGAGCGCGCCAAGCCCGAGGTGATCAACGCCAAGCGCAAGATCCGCATCGCCAAGGGGTCGGGCACCACGGTGCAGGAGGTGAACAAGCTCCTGAAGATGCACCAGGAAATGTCCACCGCCATGAAGAAGATCAAGAAGATGGGCGGCCTGAAGGGCATGATGTCGATGCTCGGCAAGGGCGGCCTTGGCGGGCTCGGCAATGCGCTGGGCGGCCCGCAGATGGGCGACATGATGACCAAGGCGGGCGGTGGCCTGCCGGGTCTGGGTGGCCCGGGCGGCATGGGCAGCGGCCCGGATGGCATGCCCAAGCTCCCCGCCGGTTTCGAGAACCTCTTGAAGAAGAAGTAA
- the rpsP gene encoding 30S ribosomal protein S16, which translates to MALSIRLSRGGSKKRPYYRIVVADARSPRDGKFIEKIGNYNPLLAKDDEKRIVLDAERAKHWLANGAQPTDRVARFLDVAGVKERAARSNPKKGEPGEKAKERAEERAEKAKAAEEATAEA; encoded by the coding sequence ATGGCACTTTCCATTCGCCTGTCGCGCGGCGGCTCCAAGAAGCGCCCCTATTACCGCATCGTCGTGGCCGATGCGCGTAGCCCCCGTGACGGCAAGTTCATCGAGAAGATCGGCAACTACAACCCGCTGCTCGCCAAGGACGACGAGAAGCGCATCGTGCTCGACGCCGAGCGTGCGAAGCACTGGCTGGCCAATGGCGCGCAGCCGACCGACCGCGTCGCCCGCTTCCTGGACGTGGCCGGCGTGAAGGAGCGCGCCGCGCGCAGCAACCCCAAGAAGGGTGAGCCGGGCGAGAAGGCCAAGGAGCGCGCCGAGGAGCGTGCCGAGAAGGCCAAGGCTGCTGAAGAAGCCACCGCCGAAGCATAA